One window of the Colletotrichum destructivum chromosome 6, complete sequence genome contains the following:
- a CDS encoding Putative peptidase M35, deuterolysin, metallopeptidase, catalytic domain superfamily produces the protein MGFVSDHHPQTQDLNQTPHPPPSLQHFTVADSQVKMKFFTGIALLASIVSANPIELFGRDEPLQAKLIRGAGNTLVKIALTNAGKSAIKVFVPGTILDKAAVEKVAVYSNETRLSFDGVRLRIAPQDLMTEDAFQTIKRGQTIEIKFDFGEMHDLGDGGIYDLSVKSGIPFAKAGTTEIIGAIPINSNTLRIKDVDAKKAALTRMAFHQSIKRTLVQSDCKGVENNTVNTALITCARLSRAAANGTQDDARMREYFKTASPVAKKIVADVFNRVAIECNSRTRGVSMQYCGDVYKSCSPGVLAYTVPSLNYMVNCPLYFTALPPLSKTCHGQDQATTTLHEMTHLLQMKGTLDYGVYGYDALKTLPGQENMNHADTYCLFANAINLGKGC, from the exons ATGGGTTTCGTTTCGGATCACCACCCTCAAACACAAGATCTCAACCAAACCCcccaccctcccccttcccttcaaCACTTCACCGTCGCCGACTCGCAAGTCAAGATGAAGTTCTTCACCGGTATCGCTCTTCTTGCCTCCATCGTGAGCGCCAACCCCATAGAGCTCTTCGGCAGGGACGAGCCGCTCCAGGCCAAGCTCatccgcggcgccggcaacacGCTCGTCAAGATCGCACTGACAAACGCGGGCAAATCGGCTATCAAAGTCTTCGTCCCCGGTACCATCTTGGATAAGGCCGCGGTTGAAAAGGTGGCTGTCTACTCCAACG AGACCCGACTATCATTTGACGGTGTGCGGTTGCGCATCGCCCCGCAGGACCTCATGACGGAAGATGCCTTCCAGACAATCAAGCGCGGGCAGACGATCGAGATCAAGTTTGACTTTGGAGAGATGcacgacctcggcgacggcggcatctACGACCTCAGCGTCAAAAGCGGCATCCCCTTCGCCAAGGCGGGCACGACCGAgatcatcggcgccatcccGATCAACAGCAACACGCTCCGCATCAAGGACGTCGAtgccaagaaggcggcgctCACCCGCATGGCCTTCCACCAGTCAATCAAGCGCACCCTCGTCCAGTCGGACTgcaagggcgtcgagaacAACACGGTCAACACGGCGCTCATCACGTGCGCAAGGCTCTCGCGCGcggccgccaacggcacccAGGACGACGCGAGGATGAGAGAGTACTTcaagacggcctcgccggtCGCCAAAAAgatcgtcgccgacgtcttcAACAGGGTCGCCATCGAGTGCAACAGCCGCACCAGGGGCGTGTCCATGCAGTACTGCGGCGACGTCTATAAGTCGTGCTCGCCCGGCGTGCTCGCCTACACAGTCCCCTCGCTCAACTACATGGTCAACTGCCCTCTCTACTTCACCGCGCTCCCGCCTCTCAGCAAGACTTGTCACGGACAGGACCAGGCCACGACGAC CCTCCACGAGATGACGCATTTGCTCCAGATGAAGGGAACCCTTGACTACGGCGTCTACGGCTATGATGCGCTCAAGACGCTCCCGGGACAGGAAAACATGAACCACGCAGACACGTACTGCCTGTT
- a CDS encoding Putative fatty acid desaturase domain-containing protein, whose product MASTTSSTPAAQNPVLRRTVTSTTTETDASVPSTAVASPMDSPRPSASSTSLSSMASDDVAPKSANYGKLFDTYGNEFTPPDFTIKDIHNAIPKHCFERSALKGFGYIARDILCLATTFAIWYNFVTPEYVPSKAARAGLWAVYTVLQGLFGTGLWVIAHECGHQAFSPSKTLNHTVGWVLHSALLVPYFSWQISHSKHHKATGHMERDMVFVPRTREQHASRAGRLVHEVAELTEETPIYTFLMLIAQQLVGWPNYLMTNVTGHNFHERQREGRGKGKHNGYGGGVNHFDPSSPIFEAKDAKLIVMSDIGLAITISILTLLGNKFGWSNLLVWYFIPYLWVNHWLVAITFLQHTDPTLPHYTADQWNFVRGAAATIDREMGFVGRHLLHGIVETHVLHHYISTIPFYNADEASEAIKPVMGKHYRADVQDGPVGFIKALYKSARMCQWVEPSAEAHGDGKGVLFFRNHNGLGTPPIKGEVS is encoded by the exons ATGGcttccaccacctcctcgacgccggcggctcAGAACCCCGTCCTGCGCCGCACCGTCACCTCGACCACCACCGAGACGGACGCCTCGGTGCCCTCGACTGCCGTCGCCTCGCCCATGGACTCTCCTCGtccctcggcttcctccacttccctctcctccatgGCCTCTGACGATGTCGCCCCCAAGTCGGCCAACTATGGCAAGCTGTTCGACACGTACGGCAACGAGTTCACCCCTCCTGATTTCaccatcaaggacatccacAACGCTATTCCCAAGCACTGCTTCGAGCGTTCTGCCCTCAAGGGATTCGGCTACATCGCCCGGGACATTCTCTGCCTCGCCACCACCTTCGCCATCTGGTACAACTTTGTTACCCCCGAGTATGTGCCCTCCAAGGCAGCTCGCGCTGGTCTTTGGGCCGTCTACACCGTTCTCCAGGGTCTTTTCGGCACCGGTCTTTGGGTCATCGCCCACGAGTGCGGCCACCAGGCTTTCTCGCCCTCCAAGACGCTGAACCACACCGTTGGCTGGGTCCTCCACTCGGCTCTCCTCGTTCCCTACTTCAGCTGGCAGATTTCTCACAGCAAGCACCACAAGGCCACTGGCCACATGGAGCGCGATATGGTCTTCGTCCCTCGCACTCGCGAGCAGCACGCCAGCCGCGCCGGCCGCTTGGTCCacgaggtcgccgagctgACCGAGGAGACGCCCATTTACACCTTCCTGATGCTCATCGCCCAGCAGCTCGTTGGCTGGCCCAACTACCTCATGACCAACGTCACGGGTCACAACTTCCACGAGCGTCAGCGCGAGGGTCGTGGCAAGGGCAAGCACAACGGTtacggtggtggtgtcaaCCACTTCGATCCCAGCAGCCCCATTTTCGAGGCTAAGGACGCTAAGCTCATCGTCATGTCTGATATTGGCTTGGCCATCACCATCAGCATCCTCACCCTTCTCGGAAACAAGTTCGGCTGGTCCAACCTCTTGGTGTGGTACTTCATCCCCTACCTCTGGGTTAACCACTGGCTCG TGGCCATCACCTTCCTCCAGCACACCGACCCTACCCTGCCTCACTACACCGCCGACCAGTGGAACTTCGTTCGcggagccgccgccactATCGACCGCGAGATGGGCTTCGTCGGGCGCCACCTCCTTCACGGCATTGTCGAGACCCACGTTCTCCACCACTACATCAGCACCATCCCATTCTacaacgccgacgaggcgtcTGAGGCTATCAAGCCCGTCATGGGCAAGCACTACCGTGCCGATGTTCAAGATGGTCCCGTTGGTTTCATCAAGGCACTGTACAAGTCTGCGCGTATGTGCCAGTGGGTTGAGCCCAGCGCCGAGGCTCATGGCGATGGCAAGGGCGTTTTGTTCTtccgcaaccacaacggcCTTGGCACCCCCCCTATCAAGGGCGAGGTGTCGTAG